A window from Streptomyces sp. NBC_00299 encodes these proteins:
- a CDS encoding recombinase family protein, whose translation MTRPVRALIAVRLTVRTDSTTSPDRQLEGCRSFSVSRGWDVVGVAKDLSVSATAVPPWQRPELSRWLDDRAPEFDVIVFWRLDRFVRRVGDLHKMIEWAERHGGKGLVSATEPFDLTSSAGQRTATMIATFAQMEANTAAERVASSRAHLLTSTRWGGGSPPFGYRTYAKDGSRYLEINPKTAAIVREAARRVIDGEPVNAICRDFEDRGLPAPADTYHRNKSGKDFLWYPRTLKGILMSPTLLGWKTRSEDVPGKKYKNRVLVHDQEGRPIRAAEAVLDQEVFDRLQDTLARSSSPVAQRSETPRTPLLHVIKCGGCGKNLQLHTSRKQRKDGTYRVTEKVRCLSRVGSPACPGYVFLPGEEIVNPVLHMLVQAVGDEPVTRRVYADRARARDESRPSQDADVDHWRFEPLGTTFAERWQSMGVAEIGEDLVHAGITVRCHPRDRGGHVLDIPEDFRERLAKFLR comes from the coding sequence ATGACACGACCTGTCAGGGCATTGATCGCCGTCCGGCTCACGGTCCGGACCGACTCGACCACCAGTCCTGACCGGCAACTCGAAGGGTGCAGATCCTTCAGCGTGTCGCGCGGCTGGGATGTCGTCGGCGTTGCCAAGGACCTTTCCGTCTCCGCCACCGCCGTGCCGCCGTGGCAACGTCCGGAACTGTCCCGATGGCTCGACGACCGTGCACCTGAATTCGACGTGATCGTCTTCTGGCGACTCGATCGGTTTGTTCGCCGGGTCGGGGATCTGCACAAGATGATCGAGTGGGCCGAGCGCCATGGAGGCAAGGGACTGGTTTCCGCTACCGAACCGTTCGATCTCACGAGTTCAGCGGGACAGCGGACAGCCACCATGATCGCCACATTCGCCCAGATGGAAGCCAACACTGCGGCTGAGCGGGTTGCATCGTCGCGCGCGCATCTGCTCACGTCCACGCGATGGGGCGGCGGTTCACCCCCTTTCGGCTATCGCACCTACGCGAAGGACGGTTCCCGCTACCTGGAGATCAACCCGAAGACGGCTGCCATCGTTCGGGAAGCCGCTCGGCGCGTCATCGACGGTGAGCCGGTCAACGCCATCTGCCGGGACTTCGAAGACCGCGGGCTGCCTGCACCTGCGGACACTTATCACCGGAACAAGTCCGGCAAGGACTTCCTCTGGTACCCCCGTACGCTCAAGGGGATCCTCATGTCCCCCACTCTGCTGGGCTGGAAGACACGCAGCGAGGACGTCCCCGGCAAGAAGTACAAGAATCGCGTCCTGGTGCACGACCAGGAGGGCCGTCCCATCCGCGCAGCCGAAGCAGTGCTGGATCAGGAAGTCTTCGATCGCCTTCAGGACACCCTGGCTCGTTCCTCATCCCCGGTCGCCCAACGCTCGGAAACGCCCAGGACCCCGCTCCTCCACGTGATCAAATGCGGCGGGTGCGGCAAGAATCTTCAGCTTCACACATCCAGGAAGCAGCGCAAGGACGGGACATACCGGGTGACCGAGAAGGTTCGCTGCCTTTCGCGAGTCGGCTCCCCGGCATGCCCCGGCTACGTGTTCCTGCCTGGCGAGGAGATCGTCAACCCTGTCCTGCACATGCTGGTCCAAGCAGTCGGGGACGAGCCGGTCACTCGCCGCGTGTATGCCGATCGCGCCCGCGCCAGGGACGAGTCGCGTCCGTCACAGGATGCCGACGTGGACCACTGGCGTTTCGAACCTCTCGGCACCACTTTCGCCGAGCGGTGGCAGAGCATGGGGGTCGCCGAGATCGGTGAGGATCTGGTCCATGCCGGCATCACGGTTCGATGCCACCCCCGAGACCGCGGCGGTCACGTTCTGGACATCCCCGAAGACTTCCGAGAGCGTCTTGCGAAGTTTTTGAGGTAG
- a CDS encoding site-2 protease family protein, which yields MTTASRTSEQRISPVFLGIAAVTAATGWAVWTGFAASPGLAVFLFVTSAWVVSLCLHEYAHARTALHSGDISVGAKGYLSLNPLAYTHALLSIVLPVIFVIMGGIGLPGGAVFIERGRIRGRWRHSLISAAGPLTNVLFAVVCTAPFWLGALDGVPRDFRFALAFLALLQVTAAILNFLPVPGLDGYGVIEPWLSQKIRRQVEPFAPFGLLFVFALLWVPEVNGAFFDMIDAVLRGLGISDFDTYCGYDLFRFWRDSNELCSISG from the coding sequence ATGACCACCGCCTCTCGCACCAGCGAACAGCGGATCAGCCCTGTCTTCCTAGGAATCGCTGCCGTCACGGCAGCCACCGGGTGGGCGGTGTGGACAGGCTTCGCTGCGTCACCGGGACTCGCCGTGTTCCTCTTCGTGACCTCGGCCTGGGTGGTGTCCCTGTGTCTCCATGAGTACGCACACGCGCGTACCGCGCTTCACTCGGGCGACATCAGCGTCGGAGCCAAGGGCTACTTGAGCCTCAATCCTCTCGCCTATACACACGCTCTGCTCAGCATCGTGCTCCCCGTCATCTTCGTGATCATGGGCGGCATCGGCCTCCCGGGCGGTGCCGTCTTCATCGAGCGCGGGCGGATCCGGGGGCGCTGGCGGCACAGTCTGATCTCGGCGGCCGGGCCGCTGACGAACGTGCTGTTCGCCGTCGTGTGCACCGCCCCGTTCTGGCTGGGCGCCCTGGACGGCGTCCCCCGCGACTTCCGGTTCGCGCTCGCCTTCCTCGCGCTGCTCCAGGTCACGGCGGCGATCCTGAACTTCCTGCCGGTCCCGGGCCTGGACGGCTACGGCGTGATCGAGCCGTGGCTGTCGCAGAAGATCAGGCGCCAGGTGGAGCCGTTCGCGCCGTTCGGCCTGCTGTTCGTGTTCGCGCTGCTGTGGGTCCCGGAGGTCAACGGCGCGTTCTTCGACATGATCGACGCCGTCCTGCGCGGCCTCGGCATCAGCGACTTCGACACCTACTGCGGATACGACCTGTTCCGCTTCTGGCGGGACTCGAACGAGCTCTGCTCGATCAGCGGATGA